From Azospirillum sp. TSA2s, a single genomic window includes:
- a CDS encoding alpha/beta fold hydrolase — MLRCKFPPALFGLALSLAAPWSPAAAAPVKSVVIVHGAFADGSGWRKVSDILTAKGYAVSIVQQPLTSLGDDVAATRRVLSLQTGPAVLVGHSYGGMVISEAGNDSHVAALVYVAAFEPDKGESLAKLAESKPVSGAEPGAVKATADGYLYLDPPAFAGAFAADLPAADAAFLAHSQVFAAKDAFTVPAGEPAWKSKPSWALVATADRSINPELELEMARRAGSHVRSVEASHAVYAAKPEAVAALIVEAAEAVSQ, encoded by the coding sequence ATGCTCCGGTGCAAGTTTCCGCCTGCCCTGTTCGGTCTGGCTTTGTCGCTGGCCGCTCCCTGGTCGCCGGCCGCCGCCGCCCCGGTGAAGTCCGTGGTCATCGTGCATGGCGCTTTCGCCGACGGCTCAGGCTGGCGCAAGGTGTCCGACATCCTGACCGCCAAGGGCTATGCCGTGTCGATCGTCCAGCAGCCGCTGACCTCGCTTGGCGACGATGTCGCGGCCACCCGCCGCGTCCTCTCCCTTCAGACGGGCCCGGCCGTCCTGGTCGGCCACAGCTATGGCGGTATGGTGATCAGCGAGGCCGGGAACGACAGCCATGTCGCGGCCCTGGTCTATGTCGCCGCTTTCGAACCCGACAAGGGCGAGAGCCTCGCCAAACTGGCCGAGAGCAAGCCGGTGTCGGGTGCTGAGCCGGGGGCCGTCAAGGCCACCGCCGACGGCTACCTCTATCTCGACCCGCCGGCTTTCGCCGGTGCCTTCGCCGCGGACCTTCCGGCGGCGGATGCGGCCTTCCTCGCCCATTCTCAGGTGTTCGCGGCGAAGGACGCCTTCACGGTGCCGGCCGGCGAACCGGCATGGAAATCCAAACCGAGTTGGGCGCTGGTGGCGACCGCCGACCGGTCGATCAACCCGGAGCTGGAACTGGAGATGGCCCGCCGGGCCGGCAGCCATGTCCGGTCGGTCGAGGCCAGCCACGCCGTCTACGCCGCCAAGCCCGAGGCCGTCGCCGCCCTGATCGTCGAGGCGGCCGAGGCGGTCTCGCAGTGA
- a CDS encoding response regulator has protein sequence MDHIDHVLIVDDDRDIRELVSGYLKRNGLRVTLAADGRQMRSFLERDRVDLIVLDIMMPGDDGLVLCRELRAGRHATTPVLMLTARNDEMDRILGLEMGADDYLAKPFAARELLARIKAILRRARMLPPNLQISEAGQLLSFGTWQLDTVARHLLDQDGTAVALSGAEYRLLRVFLDHPQRVLSRDQLLNLTQGREAELFERSIDLLVSRLRQRLRDDAREPSHIKTVRNEGYVLAMPVEIMRARS, from the coding sequence ATGGATCACATCGACCACGTCCTGATCGTCGATGACGACCGCGACATCCGGGAGTTGGTGTCCGGATATTTGAAAAGGAACGGCCTGCGCGTGACCCTCGCCGCGGACGGACGGCAGATGCGGTCGTTCCTGGAGCGCGACCGGGTGGACCTCATCGTGCTCGACATCATGATGCCGGGGGATGACGGGCTGGTTCTGTGCCGGGAGCTTCGTGCCGGCCGGCATGCCACGACACCAGTTCTGATGCTGACCGCGCGCAACGACGAGATGGACCGGATCCTCGGCCTGGAGATGGGGGCCGATGATTATCTGGCGAAGCCGTTCGCCGCACGCGAGCTGCTGGCACGCATCAAGGCGATCCTGCGCCGGGCGCGCATGCTGCCGCCCAACCTCCAGATCAGCGAGGCCGGACAGTTGCTGAGCTTCGGCACGTGGCAACTCGACACCGTCGCCCGCCATCTGCTCGACCAGGACGGCACGGCCGTTGCACTGAGTGGCGCGGAATACCGGCTGCTGCGCGTCTTCCTCGACCACCCACAACGGGTCCTGTCGCGCGACCAGCTCCTCAACCTGACGCAGGGGCGCGAAGCGGAACTGTTCGAGCGGTCGATCGACCTGCTGGTCAGCCGGCTTCGGCAGCGGCTGCGCGACGATGCGCGCGAGCCCAGCCACATCAAGACGGTGCGCAACGAAGGCTACGTCCTGGCGATGCCGGTGGAGATCATGAGGGCACGGTCATGA
- a CDS encoding HAMP domain-containing sensor histidine kinase, whose protein sequence is MKGAIRRFHRFLHPPRTLRWRLFLILLTGLVLAHGLSFGALLLERTSAAKAMMLGTLEQDVATSVALLDRLPPEERGRWLAVLERRTYRYELGPGLPGVPDLGSRGAEIARAINGGVGPGFPVAVETIPGDRPHLQAHVTLRDGSPVTIDVTPALIPLAAWLPLLLAGQLMLLVLCTWLAVRQAIRPLARFAKAAETLDPGGKSARLEEDGPSEVAHAATAFNAMRDRIAHYLEERVRILAAISHDLQTPITRMTLRVEMAEDSPEKERLLRDLSQIERLVREGVAYARSAHGDVETPARIDVGSFVESLAFDYQDMDKPVTVRGLSGAVLTTRPHALRRILTNLIDNALKFAGEAEITVTRDGTGRIGIAVRDTGPGIPEHQLTAVLQPFYRLEQSRNRDSGGTGLGLAIAHQLALAIGGSLTLRNRRTGGLCAEVTLG, encoded by the coding sequence ATGAAGGGCGCGATCCGCCGGTTCCACCGCTTCCTGCATCCGCCCCGCACCTTGCGCTGGCGACTGTTCCTCATCCTCCTGACCGGGCTTGTTCTGGCGCACGGACTGTCCTTCGGCGCGCTGCTCCTGGAGCGCACCAGTGCCGCCAAGGCGATGATGCTCGGCACGCTGGAGCAGGATGTGGCGACCTCGGTCGCCCTGCTTGACCGCCTGCCGCCGGAGGAGCGCGGCCGCTGGCTGGCGGTGCTGGAGCGGCGCACCTATCGTTACGAACTTGGCCCCGGCCTGCCGGGTGTGCCGGACCTTGGCAGCCGTGGTGCGGAGATCGCCCGCGCCATCAACGGCGGTGTCGGCCCCGGCTTCCCGGTGGCGGTCGAGACCATTCCGGGCGACCGCCCGCATCTCCAGGCCCATGTCACTCTTCGCGACGGCTCGCCGGTGACAATCGATGTGACACCGGCGCTCATACCGCTCGCCGCCTGGCTCCCCCTCCTGCTGGCCGGCCAGCTCATGTTGCTGGTCCTCTGCACCTGGCTTGCCGTGCGGCAGGCGATCCGGCCGCTGGCGCGCTTCGCCAAGGCTGCCGAGACGCTCGATCCCGGCGGGAAGTCGGCGCGGCTGGAGGAGGACGGCCCAAGCGAGGTCGCCCATGCCGCGACCGCCTTCAACGCCATGCGGGACAGGATCGCCCATTACCTGGAGGAGCGCGTGCGGATCCTCGCCGCCATCTCCCACGACCTGCAGACGCCGATCACCCGCATGACGCTGCGGGTCGAGATGGCGGAGGACAGCCCGGAGAAGGAGCGGCTGCTCCGGGATTTGTCGCAGATCGAACGGCTGGTGCGCGAAGGGGTGGCCTATGCGCGTAGCGCCCATGGCGATGTCGAGACGCCGGCCCGCATCGATGTCGGATCCTTCGTCGAAAGCCTCGCCTTCGACTATCAGGACATGGACAAGCCAGTGACCGTCCGCGGGCTCTCCGGCGCGGTCCTGACCACCCGACCGCACGCGCTGCGCCGCATTCTGACCAACCTGATCGACAATGCCCTGAAATTCGCCGGAGAGGCCGAGATCACGGTGACCCGGGACGGCACCGGCCGGATCGGCATCGCCGTCCGCGACACCGGTCCCGGCATTCCCGAGCATCAGCTCACCGCCGTCCTCCAGCCCTTCTACCGGCTCGAACAGTCCCGCAACCGTGACTCCGGAGGAACCGGACTGGGGCTGGCCATCGCCCACCAGCTGGCGCTGGCGATCGGCGGGTCGCTGACGCTGCGGAACCGGCGCACCGGCGGCCTTTGTGCCGAGGTGACGCTCGGCTGA
- a CDS encoding TetR/AcrR family transcriptional regulator, with protein sequence MNVDTGGRKPGGRPTREQAAAIDARILDGARAVFCRKGVANSGLEEIAAELGVSKHTLYRRYPNKAALLEAVVGRDVGRFRDALLSAAAGKEGEGALDALRRAAFRYVEIGSSRDYAAFYLSVSAEAAVSPVFRERLASWSRDALEPLVGLVSTAQAAGELRPGDPGSVCGILVDLLEGVNNRLRLGEDAVVEVPSLLRLFEERWAVFTTAFGNG encoded by the coding sequence GTGAACGTGGACACCGGCGGACGCAAGCCAGGAGGAAGGCCGACCAGGGAGCAGGCTGCGGCCATCGATGCGCGCATCCTTGATGGCGCCAGGGCCGTCTTCTGTCGCAAAGGCGTCGCCAACAGCGGTTTGGAAGAGATTGCGGCCGAACTCGGTGTGTCCAAGCACACGCTTTATCGCCGTTACCCCAACAAAGCCGCCCTTCTTGAAGCCGTGGTCGGACGTGACGTCGGGCGGTTCCGCGATGCCCTGCTGTCTGCCGCCGCTGGCAAGGAGGGAGAGGGGGCGCTCGACGCGTTGCGCCGCGCCGCGTTCCGTTATGTCGAGATCGGGTCGTCGCGCGACTACGCCGCCTTCTATCTCTCCGTCAGCGCCGAGGCTGCGGTCTCGCCGGTTTTCCGGGAGCGGTTGGCATCCTGGTCACGCGATGCCCTGGAACCGCTGGTCGGGCTCGTTTCGACTGCGCAAGCGGCGGGTGAATTGCGACCCGGCGATCCGGGTTCGGTCTGCGGGATCCTGGTCGACCTGCTGGAGGGCGTCAACAACCGGCTGCGGCTCGGCGAAGACGCAGTGGTGGAGGTGCCGTCCCTCTTGCGGCTGTTCGAGGAGCGCTGGGCGGTCTTCACCACTGCCTTCGGAAACGGTTAG
- a CDS encoding ABC-F family ATP-binding cassette domain-containing protein: MASISLSRISWATPDGHSVLTGVELNFGQERTGLIGRNGVGKSTLLKLITGELQPLAGTVRVTGTLGLLKQTVRPGERETVAALFGVTGALALLRRAEAGAASVEELADADWTLAERIAAALARVGLDAGPETRLTELSGGQRTRASLAAAIFAAPDFLLLDEPTNNLDRSGREAVIALLAGWRTGAIVVSHDRELLDRMDAIVELTSLGAARYGGNWTRYRERKATELEAAQQDLAHAEKQAAEVRRKAQRAAERQDRRDAAGSRKAAQGDMPRILLGGRKSNAEASRGAGAKLADRQRAEAQAALASARSRIEIMQDLSVALPPTGVPANRTVLRLDGVTTGHDPENPIIRDLSFTMEGPERVAIVGPNGSGKTTLVTLIAGGIGPMRGTVSVAVDFAMLDQRVGILDPDASILDNFRRLNPGATDNACRAALARFLFRADAALQQVRTLSGGQMLRAGLACALGGPRPPALLILDEPTNHLDVDSVEAMEAGLRSYDGAILLVSHDETFMANIGIERRLRLGSAEGDGP, translated from the coding sequence ATGGCATCAATCTCCCTATCCCGGATCAGTTGGGCCACGCCCGACGGGCACAGCGTCCTGACCGGTGTCGAGCTGAATTTCGGGCAAGAGCGCACCGGCCTCATCGGACGGAACGGTGTCGGCAAATCGACCCTCCTGAAACTCATCACGGGAGAACTTCAGCCGCTCGCCGGCACCGTCCGGGTCACCGGCACGCTCGGCCTGCTGAAACAGACGGTCCGACCCGGCGAACGGGAAACGGTGGCTGCTCTGTTCGGCGTGACCGGGGCGCTCGCCCTCCTGCGCCGCGCCGAGGCTGGGGCCGCAAGCGTGGAGGAACTGGCGGACGCCGACTGGACGCTGGCAGAGCGCATCGCCGCCGCCCTGGCCCGCGTCGGGCTTGATGCCGGTCCCGAGACCCGGCTGACGGAACTCTCTGGCGGCCAGCGGACCCGCGCCAGCCTCGCTGCGGCGATCTTCGCCGCACCGGATTTCCTGCTGCTCGACGAGCCAACCAACAACCTCGACCGCTCCGGCCGCGAGGCGGTGATTGCCCTCCTCGCCGGCTGGCGGACCGGAGCGATCGTGGTCAGCCATGACCGCGAGCTACTCGACCGGATGGACGCCATCGTCGAACTGACCTCGCTGGGTGCCGCCCGTTATGGCGGCAACTGGACGCGCTATCGCGAGCGCAAGGCGACGGAACTGGAAGCCGCTCAACAGGATCTGGCCCACGCGGAAAAGCAGGCGGCCGAGGTCCGGCGCAAAGCGCAACGCGCGGCGGAACGGCAAGACCGGCGCGATGCGGCCGGGTCACGGAAGGCGGCGCAAGGCGACATGCCCCGCATCCTGCTGGGCGGACGCAAGAGCAATGCCGAGGCAAGCCGGGGTGCCGGCGCCAAACTGGCCGACCGCCAGCGGGCGGAGGCCCAGGCCGCACTCGCCTCGGCGCGGTCCCGCATCGAGATCATGCAGGACCTCTCGGTTGCGCTGCCGCCCACCGGCGTTCCGGCCAACAGGACCGTCCTGCGGCTGGACGGTGTCACCACCGGCCACGACCCAGAGAATCCGATCATCCGCGATCTGTCCTTCACCATGGAGGGGCCGGAACGGGTCGCCATCGTCGGACCGAACGGTTCGGGCAAGACGACGCTGGTGACGCTGATCGCCGGCGGGATCGGGCCGATGCGGGGGACGGTTTCGGTCGCCGTCGACTTCGCCATGCTGGACCAGCGCGTCGGCATCCTCGATCCCGATGCGTCGATCCTTGACAACTTCCGGCGCCTCAATCCCGGCGCAACCGACAATGCCTGCCGGGCGGCACTCGCACGCTTCCTGTTCCGGGCGGACGCGGCCCTGCAACAGGTGAGAACGCTGAGCGGCGGCCAGATGCTGCGCGCCGGCCTCGCCTGCGCGCTGGGCGGGCCGCGGCCACCGGCGCTGCTGATCCTGGACGAGCCGACCAACCACTTGGACGTTGACTCTGTCGAAGCCATGGAGGCGGGACTGAGATCCTACGACGGCGCCATCCTGCTGGTCAGCCATGACGAGACCTTCATGGCCAACATCGGCATCGAACGGCGGTTGAGACTCGGCTCAGCGGAAGGCGACGGCCCATAG
- a CDS encoding alpha/beta fold hydrolase, whose protein sequence is MARKLETETAGTALVDHGRRRFIGTATLAAAAAGLGLGMGRAQAAEPPAARPTAGSSSPTGFKSLKQIDAGPLNIGYAEDGPADGPVVLLLHGWPYDIHSYVDVAPILAAAGYRVIIPHLRGYGTTRFLSAATPRNGQQAAIAADMIALMDALKIKTAILAGYDWGARTANIMAALWPERCNAMVSVSGYLIGSQDLNRAPLPPKAELQWWYQYYFATDRGRAGYAKYTHDFARLIWQLASPNWAFDDATFERSAASLDNPDHVDISIHNYRWRLGLAEGKAQYDALERALAAFPTIKVPTITMEGGANGAPHPSPDMYRAKFTGRYEHRLITGGIGHNLPQEAPLAFAQAVVDIGKA, encoded by the coding sequence ATGGCACGGAAACTGGAGACGGAAACCGCCGGCACGGCCCTGGTCGACCACGGGCGGCGGCGCTTCATCGGCACGGCAACCCTTGCAGCGGCGGCGGCCGGCCTCGGACTGGGGATGGGGCGGGCGCAGGCAGCGGAACCACCCGCGGCCCGGCCGACGGCGGGCTCTTCCTCGCCCACAGGCTTTAAATCCTTGAAGCAGATCGATGCCGGACCGCTCAACATCGGCTATGCCGAGGATGGTCCCGCCGATGGACCGGTGGTCCTCCTCCTGCACGGCTGGCCCTACGACATCCACAGCTATGTGGATGTGGCACCCATCCTGGCGGCGGCCGGCTACCGCGTCATCATCCCCCACCTGCGCGGCTATGGCACGACGCGCTTCCTGTCCGCCGCAACGCCGCGCAACGGCCAGCAGGCGGCCATCGCCGCCGACATGATCGCCCTGATGGATGCACTGAAGATAAAGACCGCAATCCTCGCCGGCTACGATTGGGGGGCCAGGACGGCGAACATCATGGCCGCACTCTGGCCGGAGCGCTGCAATGCCATGGTGTCGGTCAGCGGCTATCTGATCGGCAGCCAGGACCTCAACCGGGCGCCTCTGCCTCCCAAGGCGGAGTTGCAATGGTGGTATCAGTATTACTTCGCCACCGACCGCGGCCGCGCCGGTTATGCGAAGTATACGCATGACTTCGCCCGGCTCATCTGGCAACTGGCCTCCCCGAACTGGGCGTTCGACGACGCCACGTTCGAACGCTCCGCGGCCTCCCTCGACAACCCGGACCATGTCGACATCAGTATCCACAACTACCGCTGGCGGCTCGGCCTTGCGGAGGGGAAGGCGCAGTATGACGCACTTGAACGGGCGCTGGCGGCCTTCCCGACCATCAAGGTTCCGACGATCACCATGGAAGGCGGCGCCAACGGCGCGCCGCACCCCTCACCGGACATGTACCGTGCGAAGTTCACCGGCCGGTACGAGCATCGGCTGATCACCGGCGGCATCGGCCACAACCTGCCGCAGGAGGCGCCACTGGCCTTCGCCCAGGCCGTGGTGGACATCGGCAAAGCCTGA
- a CDS encoding Rrf2 family transcriptional regulator, whose translation MRLSSYTDYALRLLMYLAVRQEGLPTISEVAQVYGISKNHLMKVANDLGRGGYIETVRGRNGGLRLGRPAEQIRIGDVVRYTEEDMAIVDCMGALQDPPLCRLSPACNLRSALHEALQAFLAVLDDYSLADIVRHRRSMASMLGLPQPPVLHTLGQGAAKQES comes from the coding sequence ATGCGCTTGTCGAGCTATACGGATTATGCGCTGCGCCTGCTCATGTACCTCGCGGTCCGGCAGGAGGGGTTGCCGACCATCAGCGAGGTTGCGCAGGTGTATGGCATTTCAAAAAACCACCTGATGAAGGTGGCGAACGATCTCGGGCGTGGCGGCTATATCGAAACCGTGAGGGGACGGAACGGCGGGCTGCGCCTCGGTCGTCCGGCCGAGCAGATCCGGATCGGCGACGTTGTCCGTTACACCGAAGAGGACATGGCCATCGTCGACTGCATGGGCGCGCTTCAGGACCCGCCTCTTTGTCGACTGAGTCCGGCCTGCAACTTGCGCAGCGCTCTGCATGAGGCATTGCAGGCCTTCCTGGCTGTCCTGGACGACTATAGCTTGGCCGACATCGTCCGCCATCGCCGCAGCATGGCATCCATGCTCGGCCTGCCGCAGCCCCCTGTCCTCCATACCCTCGGGCAGGGGGCCGCGAAGCAAGAGTCGTGA